In Rutidosis leptorrhynchoides isolate AG116_Rl617_1_P2 chromosome 6, CSIRO_AGI_Rlap_v1, whole genome shotgun sequence, the DNA window TTTTTTAAAGCAATGGTGTGATTGATAAAATAGAACGATTAAGCGCCAATGATTTAAAAGACCCGTTTGAATTTATAATTTGTATGACAATAGTCTGTTTAAAAATCATTCGGAATGAACTCTGTGAATGATGTAAAAATTAATGTAATAATCTTTTAAATgaataactaaaataatataatTGTTTGATAAGTGCTATTAACATAATTTAAAGAGTATATTAAATGAAATGAATGTCTTGAATAATTAAGAAATTATTTCATTTTTGAATAGTTCATGGTTTAACTTCATCTATCATTCAGATATATTAAATATCAGTAACAAATACACTGAATGTTAAACAGTACAACATTTAATTAATGCTGAACTATTTAATTAAAAGAAAATTAAAAGCACCTCAAATCCAAATGTAAAAATGTAAAGTAAATGATAGAGTTGTGTTTGTTCTCATCTATATCTATCTCTATATTTAGTGATAAAGTTAGCTTTTCAAAGGACAACTGGAGAAGGTCTTATGTGGTGCACTAAATTTTTTCTTTATCTTATTCTTcattatttaaattttaaatatataataataatactagtagtaaattgTTGTCATTACTCTTTTTACTATATTTCGGAGTTTTATTTAGGAAAttaagaattataataataataaaaaaagattcTATACAAAAGTTTTTGCGTTTGTAAGTTTTTTCAAAGAGAGGGTAACTAAAAAGATTGTTACGTCTATTTGTCTCTAACATTTACTTTCAAATAGAGAGCATATTTATTCAATTATTTCGGTTTGgttccctttttctttctttcaacAAAAAAGCTACTCCGTAATTGTTATGCAACTACAACAAGTAGAACCAAAGAAAATGGTCAAATACATGGATGAACACACCAGTGGATCTTATAGATTGTGCTAATGCTATTGAGGTTTGAAGACACCAGGATTCCATTTTACATGGAATAAATCTCTTAAAAACCCAAATTGTGATAATTTGAAAAAGTTAGACAAAATTGTGGTCAATGATGCTTTTATGACACAATTCCCTTGGACTTATGGGCTTTTCCCCCTATCTAGTTTCTAATCATAGCCCATCTCTTGTAGGCATACCTGAAGGGTTAAAACATAAACCTAGAGCTTTTAAGTTTATGAACTATACAGCTGATAAAGATGGGTTCATTCCACTGGTTGAACAAGGGTGGACTAAGCATGTGAATGGCCACAATATGTTCAAAGTTGTTAAAAAGCTTCAAATACTTAAGAAAGATTTGAACAAGCTGAATTTGTCAAACATTTTCAACAATTTTGGGTGTATCTTCTGTTGTGAGTCCTTTAGAAGAGCTTGGTGATGTTTTTTCCAACAAACTATCTGATGCTGATGCTTTAAAAATGGTTGAAGATGTTACTGATAAGGAGATAAATGGTGCTATATTTGATATGGATAGTATTAGTGCTGCTGGACCATATGGTTACTCATCTCATTTTTTCAAAAAAGCTTGGAATATTGTTGGGAAGGATGTCTGTTTGGCCGTTAAGAATTTTTTTTAGAGATGAGAATTTATTGGGTGAAGTTAATGCTACATTGATTGCTTTGGTGCCTAAGATTGAAACTCCTAATAAGGTCTTTGATTTTAGACCTATTGCTTGTTGCAATGTAATTTTCAAGAGCATTAGCAAAATACTACTAACAGGATGAAAGATGGTCTCAAGAAGGTGGTAAGTCTCAATCAAAGTGCTTTTATACCTGGGATACATATTCAGTATAACATTTTGGTCACACAAGAATTACTAAAAGGGTATAACATATCAAGTGGCCCCTAGCAGATGTGCATTGAAAATTGATATCCAAAAAGCGTATGATACTATGAATTAGGCTTttcttgaaaaaatgttatatggatTTGGCTTTCACCCTAGGATGGTTGGTTTATTAATGACATGTGTTAACACTGCAAGTTTTTCTATCTGTATCAATGGAGAACCACATGGATTCTTTATGGGTGGCAGAGGGCTAAGACAAGGGGACCCTATATCCCTTTATCTTTTCACATTGGTTATGGAGGTGTTGACTTTGATAATGGCTAAAAGGATAAAAGAGGAAACTGGATTCATGTTTCACTATGGCTACAAAAAGTTGAAAATATCACATGTATGCTTTGCTGACGATTTATTAGTGTTGTGTCATGGTGATATGACATCTATACATGTTATAAAGAAGGCTTTGGATGAATTTAGTAGTGTTTCAGGCTTGTACCATAATCTCAGTAAAAGTATTGTCTTTTTTGGGAATGTTCCTGATGAGGTTAAAAGTGGTATTTTGCAAATAATGCCATTTACTGTTAGCAAACTCCCAATGAGGTATTTGGGGATCCCACTTATAGCTAAAAAACTAGGTATTGGTGATTGTAAGTGCTTAGTCGATAAGGTAAAAGCTAAAGTTCAATGATGGAGAAACAAGAAATTGTCTTATGCTCGTAGACTCCAATTAATTGCGTATGTTCTTGCCTCTATGCAAATAATTGGGCATCAGTCTACATAATTCTTGTTACAGTGATTAATGATATTAAAAAGGTGTTAAAAAGGTTTCTTATGGAACCATGGTGATTGTACTAAAGGTAAAGCTAGAGTTGCTTGGAAGCTTATATGCAGGCCTAAGGATCAAGGTGGATTGGGTATCAAACCTTTGCAAAAGTGGAATGAGGTTTTGTTGATTAAACAGATGTGGAAAATTATTATTCAGTAAAATTCACTGTGGGCAAATTGGGTAAATGTTGTAAAGTTAAAGTGCAGAAGCATATGGGATGTGCATGAGGAACGCTCTGACAGTTGAGGTTGGAGGCAAAATTTTCAATTAAGGAATAAAATTAAGCCTCATGTGTTTA includes these proteins:
- the LOC139854979 gene encoding uncharacterized protein, whose product is MVEDVTDKEINGAIFDMDSISAAGPYGYSSHFFKKAWNIVGKDIETPNKVFDFRPIACCNAFLEKMLYGFGFHPRMVGLLMTCVNTASFSICINGEPHGFFMGGRGLRQGDPISLYLFTLVMEVLTLIMAKRIKEETGFMFHYGYKKLKISHVCFADDLLVLCHGDMTSIHVIKKALDEFSSVSGLYHNLSKSIVFFGNVPDEVKSGILQIMPFTVSKLPMRYLGIPLIAKKLGIGDCFLWNHGDCTKGKARVAWKLICRPKDQGGLEAYGMCMRNALTVEVGDQVVSRRDRYQARLGDDLKVARVVHNNQWLLFSINMLVLKAQEDRTLWIANDGSRGDYQSWQVWQDLRGNYPIAKWYHVIWFPQATPKHAFLMWVAIQKRLVTHDRLQKWYTNLNLKCALCDQGNDSHEHLFFKFVYAAEIWKRLKDMLLFRGLPDDLYKIVDKLFERNWRIFKNKKRNAVDLYEMIVENIRVKLLTLKVKRSIAVIKAADI